Proteins encoded in a region of the Mercenaria mercenaria strain notata chromosome 1, MADL_Memer_1, whole genome shotgun sequence genome:
- the LOC128555168 gene encoding heat shock 70 kDa protein 12B-like — protein MAEGSLKYTKLLVAAMDFGTTYSGYAFSFRDKPNNIQTNPSWVAGSAQLMSMKCPTSVLLKPNKEFHSFGFEAENKYAELAEDKEHQEWYLFRRFKMALYETKKLQLDTPVEDIMGKKMPALDIISHSIRFLKNHLWKTIQTRTTGVLETDILYVLTVPAIWDERAKQFMRRAANKADISNRQLTFALEPEAASIWCQVVTDDTLTGISEPLAKYMVVDLGGGTADITVHEKLDDGSLKELQKASGGAWGGNEVDKAYMKMFADIVGPEAMETFRNENMTDYFDLLRDFETKKRTITTDTEGKMTFKIPAVLRELAESGGENIEEKIEMSPYKKAVTWAGDKLRIDKTAAKTLFDIPSKMLIRHINKLFAEPSIQDVEAILLVGGFGECALLKAAFEENFSNKRLMIPSEAGLAVLKGAVRFGHLPDLVSTRIARFTIGKRIMEEFKDHHDPNKKIVRDGVEKCSDVFRKLIEIDEEVPRYKYIREISRPAFPSQQNCVIVLVSSTKHDVMYTTESECQILGKLKFSLPKSSDIADKKYAISYFFGETEIHIHVRILKTNEEHETWIDCFTTRLLEKDD, from the exons atggcgGAAGGCAGTTTAAAATATACTAAGCTTCTCGTGGCAGCGATGGATTTTGGAACTACTTACAGCGGGTATGCATTCTCGTTCCGCGACAAGCCGAACAATATACAAACGAATCCGAGCTGGGTAGCAGGTTCTGCACAACTTATGTCAATGAAATGCCCAACATCAGTACTGCTGAAACCTAACAAGGAGTTCCATTCTTTCGGATTTGAAGCTGAAAACAAGTATGCTGAGTTGGCAGAAGATAAGGAACATCAGGAATGGTACTTGTTTAGACGTTTCAAAATGGCTCTATATGAAACAAAG AAATTGCAATTGGACACACCAGTCGAAGACATAATGGGCAAAAAGATGCCGGCTTTGGACATAATCTCGCATTCAATTCGTTTTCTGAAGAATCACCTCTGGAAAACTATACAAACGAGAACAACAGGAGTTCTGGAGACCGACATACTCTATGTTCTAACTGTTCCAGCGATTTGGGACGAACGGGCTAAACAGTTTATGAGGAGAGCTGCAAATAAG gcaGACATATCGAACAGGCAACTTACATTTGCCCTTGAACCAGAGGCAGCATCCATTTGGTGTCAAGTAGTAACAGATGATACACTTACTGGTATTTCAGAACCTCTGGCTAAATATATGGTGGTAGATTTAGGAG GTGGCACTGCTGACATCACCGTGCACGAAAAGCTGGATGACGGAAGCCTAAAGGAACTCCAAAAAGCAAGCGGGGGTGCCTGGGGTGGAAATGAGGTTGATAAAGCTTATATGAAAATGTTTGCAGACATAGTAGGTCCAGAAGCTATGGAAACATTCAGGAATGAGAATATGACCGATTATTTTGATCTTCTGAGGGATTTTGAGACCAAAAAAAGAACGATAACTACTGATACGGAAGGAAAAATGACATTCAAAATTCCGGCTGTTCTTCGTGAACTGGCTGAATCTGGAGGAGAGAACattgaagaaaaaattgaaatgtcACCTTATAAGAAAGCAGTGACCTGGGCTGGAGACAAACTGAGAATCGACAAAACAGCAGCTAAAACATTGTTCGATATTCCTTCGAAGATGTTGATAAGACATATCAATAAGTTGTTTGCAGAGCCAAGTATCCAAGACGTTGAGGCAATTCTTCTTGTCGGTGGGTTTGGAGAATGTGCGCTACTAAAAGCAGCATTTGAGGAGAACTTTAGTAACAAACGATTGATGATCCCATCAGAAGCGGGTTTAGCTGTTTTAAAGGGTGCAGTACGCTTTGGTCATCTCCCAGACCTTGTCTCGACAAGAATCGCACGATTTACAATTGGAAAGAGAATAATGGAAGAATTCAAAGATCACCACGATCCTAACAAGAAAATTGTTCGTGACGGCGTTGAAAAGTGTTCAGATGTGTTTCGAAAACTTATTGAAATTGACGAAGAAGTCCCCAGGTATAAATACATACGAGAAATTTCTCGACCAGCTTTTCCGAGTCAACAAAATTGTGTTATCGTGCTTGTAAGTTCAACAAAACATGATGTCATGTATACCACAGAATCAGAATGTCAAATATTAGGAAAGCTGAAATTTAGTTTGCCAAAGTCTTCAGATATAGCCGACAAAAAATACGCAATTTCATATTTCTTTGGTGAAACGGAAATACACATACATGTGCGAATTTTGAAGACAAACGAGGAACATGAAACGTGGATAGACTGCTTTACTACTCGGCTGTTGGAAAAAGATGACTGA